The Rubripirellula amarantea genome includes the window CCCGTCATGCCGCGAACCGCGAATCGCGCGGTGGGTGCCGGCGAGCTCGTAGTCAGACTTACGAGTGACAAAAAGTTGTCCGCAGCCCGACGCGAATGCTGGCGATGTTGATCGCCTCATTCGTCCCATCGGCAAATAGCACAGCAGGATGTAGTACATCATGGGAATGATCCACTTCTCAAGCCAAGTGCCCGTCTCTTGGTGAGGAAACGCGCTGAGTAGCTTTGCTTGATGCGTGTCCTGGTAGGTCACCAACTTCGCGATCGCATCGGGTTCTAATCGCACGTCGGCGTCCATGAACACCAAACGATCGTTCGATGCCAACAACGACAATTGGTAACAGGCATGCTGCTTTCCATTCCATCGGTCCGGCAACGGTTTTCCTTGTGCGTATCGAACGCGAGGATCGACGTCAACAAGATTTTTTACGACTTCCGCGGTTCGGTCGGTCGATTGATCATCCATCACAATCACTTCGACATCGATGTTCTCACTGGCCAGGGCAGCGGTCACGCTCGCGTGGATCCCGGCTTCTTCATCACGAGCTGGGATTAACACGGACACGCTTGTGCTTGCCGATTCATCGTGCGTCAGATCGACGATGAATTGAGGCAGGTTTGCCCAGCAGTTGCCGACCGCGATTAACGACAGCACGAGAGCAATGATCGCGATGGTCAGCCAGATCATTGAAACTGCTTTCCGTGCTGCGATTGAAACTCGGTCCTGGTGATCCAAGACTTTGTTCGCCGAAAGAAGTCGTAAACACCTCCCGCACCCTTTCGTCCTTTTAACAGGTTCTCGAAGTGCGATGAATCACGACGAATCGCCAACGCGGCCAATTCTTTCTGGTTGTCACGAAGTTGTTTGGTTAGCTGAATCGACCAATCGGACTTGGACCATTGGTCATGTTGGCCGAGTGAAATGGGACTACCGAATCGAACCAAGCAAACCGGCAAGCGTTCATCCCAAAACACGTACTCCATCGCCATTGCGATCGCGTAGCCCGTGCGTCGTCGATGGCACAGGTGAGCCAGTCCGGGCATCAGTTCCGCTGAATGATCACGTGCATCAGAAAATCGACCCTCGGGTGTGATCCACAAAGCGGCACGCCCCTGATCCAAGATCTTGTTGCTGTACTTCAAAAACGCAGCCGCACCGGAGGTTCGATTCAGGTCGACCCCATAGAATCCCAGCCTGGCGAACACGCGATAGTTTTCTAGCGCAGAAGCATCGATGGGGGCATAGAACTGGCGGCCTCCCAGGAGTTGTTGATTCAGGAAATGGGCAATCAAGGGATCCCACCATCCAGGATGATTTCCAAAGACAATCACCGGCTCGACGGCACCGACGACGAGGTCGCGAGCGGACTGTTCGGTGCCGATAGGATCTGAGCCTGATAGCTGTAAGCCTGATCGATCTTCTTTGAGATCGCGATTGAGGTGCTGACTAGACACAGCCGCATCGGATGGCTCCACGGGTTTCGTTCCCTTGGCAACCGCAATCGCATGAAAATGCCTCGCCAGATACGGCGACAAGAAGCGGTGAAATCCATTCTGAAACCAATCGGCAACCTGAGGTACTTCAAAGTCGTTAGGAGAATCCGTCTTGGACATCAGGTTCCATCTAGAGAGGTGAGAACAGTTCGACAATTGTAGTATGTCAGAAAGTCCCGTACGCGTGCCGACTGTGGCTCGCAGAAAGCCGCCGATGCTCGGGTGTGCGGCCACCTGCTACCACCTAGCGTTCAACCTCGTTACCTTTTGCTCAGCATCGCTTGCCCGTCCTTCTTTTCCCAAAGCTTTCGCGCTGATGGAATTTCTGCTTTACCTGTCGATTATCCCAGCTCTGGGACTCGCCGCCCAATGGCTCGCTTGGCGAACGAATCTGCCGAGCATTCTCTTGCTGCTGCTCTTCGGTGTCGCTCTGGGGCAGTTCGTTAAACCTGATTCTTACTTCGCGGAACTTACCGGCGGTGGTCTGCAAGCGGGGCCCGAGATCCTTTTTCCGATCGTATCGCTGTCGGTCGCCGTGATTATGTTCGAGGGCGGCTTGTCGTTGAAGTTGAGCGAACTTCGCGAGGCTGGCGGTGCGGCACTGCGGCTGTGCACGATCGGGGCGTTGATCACGTGGGCTGGTGCCACGATCGGAGCATTCTACTGCCTGAACTTTTCGTGGCAGGTGAGTTCTTTGTTGGGAGCCATCCTGGTTGTGACTGGCCCGACGGTGATTGGCCCGATTCTTCGACAAGTCCGACCAAGCAAGCGCGTTTCGGCGACATTAAAGTGGGAAGGCATCGTCATCGATCCCATCGGAGCCATCCTAGCGGTGCTGGTGTTCGAGCAAGCCTTATTGCATGCCGGCGAGGCTACGTTTGGGTCAGCAATGGTGATGCTCGCGAAAACAACTGCCATTGGAACACTGCTGGGCGTCGCAGGCGGTTGGATGCTGACGTCGGCGTTCAAGCGGTTCTGGGTTCCCGATCAATTGCAGGGCGTGGGCGCCTTGTCGGTCGGCTTGTTGTTGTTCGCGATCAGCAACACCATGGCGCACGAATCGGGTTTGATCACGGTGACGGTTCTGGGCCTATGGCTGACTAACCAGCACGGCTTTGAGATCGCGCACATTATCGAATTCAAAGAGAATCTTCGAACCCTTCTGATCGGCTGCCTGTTCATTGTGCTTGGATCGCGGGTCGATTTGGCGGACGTTGCTGCGATTGGATGGCCAGGACTCGCGTTCTTGTTGATCCTGATCTTATTGGTG containing:
- a CDS encoding cation:proton antiporter, with the translated sequence MEFLLYLSIIPALGLAAQWLAWRTNLPSILLLLLFGVALGQFVKPDSYFAELTGGGLQAGPEILFPIVSLSVAVIMFEGGLSLKLSELREAGGAALRLCTIGALITWAGATIGAFYCLNFSWQVSSLLGAILVVTGPTVIGPILRQVRPSKRVSATLKWEGIVIDPIGAILAVLVFEQALLHAGEATFGSAMVMLAKTTAIGTLLGVAGGWMLTSAFKRFWVPDQLQGVGALSVGLLLFAISNTMAHESGLITVTVLGLWLTNQHGFEIAHIIEFKENLRTLLIGCLFIVLGSRVDLADVAAIGWPGLAFLLILILLVRPLAVFISLIGSKLTYAEQAFVAGLAPRGIVAAAVSSVFALELERKLEGFALPGADQLATVTFLVIVGTVTVYGLSAAPLASWLGLADSKSNGVLIVGADAWVREFALQLQKSKIPVVLVDTNYNKVTQAKVAGLTAVCANILNEHAREELPLAGIGSFMAMTPNDEVNTLAVKECQHIFGRSGAYQLSFTKQNSKSRRGMTKNLMGRELFNEGTTFSSIKGQVEIGSTFRSTTLSEEFSYADFLKRHQGGATLMCAIDEDKHVIFKTVGDDLHPQAGQTIIALVSSTPIPDDHASQA
- a CDS encoding lysophospholipid acyltransferase family protein — protein: MSKTDSPNDFEVPQVADWFQNGFHRFLSPYLARHFHAIAVAKGTKPVEPSDAAVSSQHLNRDLKEDRSGLQLSGSDPIGTEQSARDLVVGAVEPVIVFGNHPGWWDPLIAHFLNQQLLGGRQFYAPIDASALENYRVFARLGFYGVDLNRTSGAAAFLKYSNKILDQGRAALWITPEGRFSDARDHSAELMPGLAHLCHRRRTGYAIAMAMEYVFWDERLPVCLVRFGSPISLGQHDQWSKSDWSIQLTKQLRDNQKELAALAIRRDSSHFENLLKGRKGAGGVYDFFRRTKSWITRTEFQSQHGKQFQ
- a CDS encoding glycosyltransferase family 2 protein yields the protein MIWLTIAIIALVLSLIAVGNCWANLPQFIVDLTHDESASTSVSVLIPARDEEAGIHASVTAALASENIDVEVIVMDDQSTDRTAEVVKNLVDVDPRVRYAQGKPLPDRWNGKQHACYQLSLLASNDRLVFMDADVRLEPDAIAKLVTYQDTHQAKLLSAFPHQETGTWLEKWIIPMMYYILLCYLPMGRMRRSTSPAFASGCGQLFVTRKSDYELAGTHRAIRGSRHDGIKLPRAYREAGLSTDVIDGTNLAKCRMYRNAREVVRGALKNATEGIASTRLIVPFSVLLIGGSVLPLIVMSSAALNRPAFLVASAAAFLGHLPRAWVCKNFRQSGWGLVFHSASVLVFVGLQWLALLQSWVGVRVKWRGRD